Proteins encoded within one genomic window of Prauserella marina:
- the cydB gene encoding cytochrome d ubiquinol oxidase subunit II yields MDLATLWFCIIAAFWLGYLFLEGFDFGVGMLLPVLGRDDTERRVMINTIGPVWDGNEVWLIVAGGAMFAAFPAWYAGLFSGAYLPLLIVLLALIGRGVAFEYRGKIDSARWRRNWDRVIMIGSWIPPMGVGLLLATTVLGLPLDAEGNRVGSAFAAIRWDTILGALAIVGFSLVHGAAFLALKTEGELRERARTLALRILPAALAPLLLLLVLVQSKEGEIWTAFALAAVPVAAAIAFWRLAVGREGQAFAALATVITAAALILFGALYPDVLPSTGDPANSLTVADASSSPYTLTVMSWVAAFGAPAVLVYQSWTYWVFRKRIGTKHIPKVHAPK; encoded by the coding sequence ATGGACCTCGCGACCCTCTGGTTCTGCATCATCGCCGCCTTCTGGCTCGGCTACCTGTTCCTCGAAGGATTCGACTTCGGCGTCGGCATGCTCCTGCCCGTGCTCGGGCGAGACGACACCGAACGCCGCGTCATGATCAACACCATCGGCCCGGTGTGGGACGGCAACGAGGTCTGGCTCATCGTCGCGGGCGGCGCCATGTTCGCCGCCTTTCCCGCCTGGTACGCGGGCCTGTTTTCTGGCGCCTACCTGCCGCTGCTCATCGTCCTGCTCGCCCTCATCGGACGCGGCGTCGCCTTCGAATACCGCGGCAAAATCGACAGCGCCCGCTGGCGCCGCAACTGGGACCGCGTGATCATGATCGGCTCCTGGATCCCGCCAATGGGCGTCGGCCTCCTGCTCGCCACCACCGTCCTCGGCCTCCCGCTGGACGCCGAAGGCAACCGCGTCGGCTCGGCATTCGCCGCGATCCGCTGGGACACCATCCTCGGCGCGCTCGCCATCGTCGGCTTCTCACTCGTGCACGGCGCAGCCTTCCTCGCGCTCAAAACCGAAGGCGAACTCCGCGAAAGGGCCCGCACCCTCGCGCTGCGGATCCTCCCCGCCGCACTCGCCCCGCTGCTCCTACTGCTGGTGCTCGTCCAAAGCAAGGAAGGCGAGATCTGGACGGCCTTCGCCCTCGCCGCCGTACCCGTCGCGGCGGCCATCGCGTTCTGGCGGCTTGCGGTCGGCAGAGAAGGCCAAGCGTTCGCCGCGCTCGCCACCGTCATCACCGCGGCGGCACTGATCCTCTTCGGTGCCCTCTACCCCGACGTCCTGCCGTCCACAGGGGACCCAGCCAACTCGCTCACCGTCGCCGACGCCTCGTCCAGTCCCTACACGCTCACGGTCATGAGTTGGGTCGCCGCCTTCGGCGCACCAGCCGTGCTCGTCTACCAAAGCTGGACCTATTGGGTCTTCCGCAAACGCATCGGCACGAAACACATCCCGAAAGTGCACGCCCCGAAATGA
- the cydD gene encoding thiol reductant ABC exporter subunit CydD, translating into MSFPFRTPLSAMRSTVDPVRLGKGPLGALPALSATARRALAFTGILALLNAGALIAQAFLLASILADLVDNGAEALGATTTRVAILAALVVARSVIGWGIRVVAVRAAAGAKEELRAKTVDHTLRLGPEWINDKGHAQLTALTTRGLDALDGYFAEYLPALVTAAVVPVGAGAAVLVADWPSAVLIAITIPLLPMFAILVGKYTADRVSTATDALMRMSGHLLELVRALPVLAAFRRAEAQADAVRRVSEQHRKSTLSTLRVAFSSAFVLELAATLSVALVAVVIGVRLVSGDLTLAIGLGVLLLAPECYQPLRNVGAAFHASEDGVEAVRRVTDVLATPAQPNGTRAPVRGDIRITGLRVERRNGYAPDGESHLITPGSTTWLRSPSGAGKSTTLSVLLGFTTPAAGSITVAGTPLAELEPAAWRDQIAWVPQIPAFAGGTARDELGTTDAAERVLAELGIEHVIDTPVNRLSTGQRQRLAVARALLRLEDGAWLLLLDEPTAHLDQRNADRVMVAVENARKRGAAVVIAAHQREDGADLVVNGIEVTEKAGTSTNADAGKKAPATLRLRELVNRRFAAGVLLGAGALLAGVALTATSGWLIAKASQQPPILTLTVAVVGVRAFGLARAVLRYTERLHTHDAAFRVAADLREKLWRTLVRLGPAHTLGLRGGEGQRRLVADVDTVRDLVPRVLTPPAVACIVIVGAVVIQTAVLPSAGLALAVAMLLAVLLAPSLALLAERKATSALAEGRRDIAARVLTLFGSSAELLAYGRDRELRAELGAADARLVASARRQAFAEGTAEAVTTLATGFAAVASTVLAAGAVAEGALSPVLAPIVALVPLALAEVVATLPPAAQHWDTLRTARRRLAETFEHPTPAKARTRDNAAISIRGADLHWPARPEPVLTGVDIDIPAGSKVAVVGPSGGGKSTLLATLLGFVVPRVGEATVPERVAWAPQEPQLVSTTVAENLRLGNPHATTAQLEAALSAAVLPAVELGTVLGSEGSGLSGGQAGRLAVARALLAAETADVVLLDEPTAHLDAATADELLGNLRTRLEGKTVIHVTHRPDEAADADLVLHVENGGVITKLTAREAVMRSGGA; encoded by the coding sequence ATGAGCTTTCCCTTCCGCACACCCCTTTCCGCCATGAGGTCCACAGTGGACCCGGTGCGGCTGGGAAAGGGTCCGCTCGGCGCGCTGCCCGCCTTGTCGGCGACAGCGCGCCGAGCGCTGGCCTTCACCGGGATACTCGCACTGCTCAACGCGGGCGCACTCATCGCGCAAGCCTTCCTGCTCGCCTCGATACTCGCCGACCTCGTCGACAACGGCGCCGAAGCGCTCGGTGCGACCACAACCCGGGTCGCCATCCTCGCCGCGCTCGTCGTCGCGAGATCCGTCATCGGCTGGGGCATCCGCGTCGTCGCGGTGAGAGCCGCCGCCGGTGCGAAGGAAGAACTCCGCGCGAAAACCGTCGACCACACCCTCCGCCTCGGTCCGGAATGGATCAACGACAAGGGACACGCCCAGCTCACCGCCCTCACGACCCGAGGGCTCGACGCACTCGACGGCTACTTCGCCGAATACCTCCCCGCGCTGGTCACGGCAGCCGTCGTACCCGTCGGAGCCGGGGCGGCCGTGCTCGTCGCCGACTGGCCGTCGGCCGTGCTCATCGCGATCACGATCCCGCTGCTGCCGATGTTCGCGATCCTCGTCGGCAAGTACACCGCCGACCGTGTCTCCACCGCGACCGACGCGCTCATGCGCATGTCAGGACACCTGCTCGAACTCGTCAGAGCCCTGCCCGTTCTCGCGGCCTTCCGCAGGGCCGAAGCACAGGCGGACGCGGTCCGCAGAGTCAGCGAACAGCACCGCAAGTCGACACTGTCCACATTGCGCGTCGCCTTCTCTTCGGCCTTCGTGCTCGAACTCGCAGCGACCCTTTCCGTCGCTCTCGTCGCCGTCGTCATCGGCGTCCGGCTGGTCTCCGGCGACCTCACCCTCGCCATCGGACTCGGCGTCCTACTGCTCGCTCCCGAGTGCTATCAACCGCTGCGCAACGTCGGCGCCGCCTTCCACGCGAGCGAAGACGGCGTCGAAGCCGTCCGCAGGGTCACCGACGTGCTCGCGACACCGGCCCAGCCGAACGGAACCCGCGCCCCCGTTCGCGGCGACATCCGCATCACCGGCCTTCGCGTCGAGCGCAGAAACGGCTACGCCCCAGACGGGGAGAGTCACCTGATCACTCCGGGCAGCACCACGTGGCTGCGCTCGCCGAGCGGAGCCGGAAAGAGCACCACGCTCTCGGTGCTGCTCGGCTTCACCACCCCCGCAGCGGGGAGCATCACCGTCGCCGGTACCCCGCTCGCCGAACTCGAGCCCGCCGCGTGGCGTGACCAGATCGCCTGGGTTCCTCAGATCCCCGCCTTCGCGGGCGGCACCGCACGCGACGAACTCGGAACGACCGACGCCGCCGAACGCGTGCTCGCCGAACTCGGCATCGAGCACGTCATCGACACCCCGGTCAACCGGCTCTCGACGGGACAACGGCAACGCCTCGCCGTCGCGAGGGCACTGCTGCGGCTCGAAGACGGCGCCTGGCTGCTGCTGCTCGACGAACCGACCGCACACCTCGACCAACGCAACGCCGACCGCGTCATGGTCGCCGTCGAGAACGCCAGAAAGCGCGGCGCCGCCGTCGTCATCGCGGCACACCAGCGCGAAGACGGGGCCGACCTGGTCGTCAACGGCATCGAGGTCACCGAGAAGGCCGGTACCTCGACCAACGCCGATGCCGGAAAGAAGGCGCCCGCGACGCTCCGACTGCGCGAACTGGTCAACCGGCGCTTCGCTGCCGGTGTTCTCCTTGGAGCCGGTGCACTGCTCGCCGGTGTCGCGTTGACGGCGACGTCGGGCTGGCTCATCGCCAAAGCCTCACAGCAACCGCCGATCCTGACCCTCACGGTCGCCGTCGTCGGGGTACGCGCCTTCGGGCTCGCCAGAGCCGTCCTGCGCTACACCGAGCGGCTGCACACCCACGACGCCGCGTTCCGAGTTGCCGCCGACCTGCGCGAGAAGTTGTGGCGCACGCTCGTCCGCCTCGGCCCCGCGCACACGCTCGGCCTGCGGGGAGGCGAAGGCCAGCGCAGGCTCGTCGCCGACGTCGACACCGTGCGCGACCTCGTCCCCAGAGTGCTCACCCCACCCGCCGTCGCCTGCATCGTCATCGTCGGCGCCGTCGTCATCCAAACCGCCGTGCTTCCCTCTGCCGGACTCGCGCTTGCCGTCGCGATGCTGCTCGCCGTCCTGCTCGCCCCCTCGCTCGCGTTGCTCGCCGAACGGAAGGCGACCTCGGCGCTCGCCGAGGGCAGGAGGGACATCGCCGCTCGCGTGCTCACCCTGTTCGGTTCCTCGGCCGAACTCCTTGCCTACGGAAGGGACCGCGAGCTGCGTGCCGAACTCGGTGCGGCCGACGCAAGGCTCGTCGCCTCGGCGCGGCGGCAGGCGTTCGCCGAGGGCACCGCCGAAGCGGTGACGACGCTCGCCACCGGCTTCGCCGCCGTGGCGAGCACGGTGCTCGCGGCAGGGGCCGTCGCCGAAGGCGCGCTCAGTCCGGTACTCGCGCCGATCGTCGCGCTCGTCCCGCTCGCGCTCGCCGAGGTCGTCGCCACGCTGCCCCCGGCCGCCCAGCATTGGGACACGTTGCGCACGGCACGGCGAAGGCTCGCCGAGACCTTCGAGCACCCCACCCCGGCAAAGGCGCGCACGCGCGACAACGCCGCCATCTCGATCAGGGGCGCCGACCTGCACTGGCCAGCGCGGCCCGAACCCGTGCTCACCGGTGTCGACATCGACATCCCGGCAGGAAGCAAGGTGGCCGTCGTAGGGCCTTCGGGGGGAGGGAAATCGACCCTGCTCGCCACGCTGCTCGGGTTCGTCGTTCCCCGCGTGGGGGAGGCAACGGTGCCGGAGCGCGTCGCCTGGGCTCCGCAGGAGCCGCAACTCGTCTCGACGACGGTCGCCGAGAACCTTCGCCTCGGCAATCCACACGCGACGACCGCGCAGCTCGAAGCCGCATTGTCGGCAGCCGTTCTTCCCGCCGTCGAACTCGGCACCGTGCTCGGCAGCGAGGGAAGCGGGCTTTCCGGCGGACAGGCGGGGCGACTCGCGGTGGCGAGAGCGTTGCTCGCTGCCGAAACGGCCGACGTCGTACTGCTCGATGAGCCGACGGCCCACCTCGACGCCGCGACGGCCGACGAACTGCTCGGCAACCTGCGCACGCGGCTCGAAGGAAAGACCGTCATCCACGTCACCCATCGACCGGACGAGGCAGCCGACGCCGACCTCGTGCTTCACGTCGAGAACGGCGGTGTCATCACGAAGCTCACAGCGAGGGAAGCGGTCATGAGGAGCGGAGGCGCATAA
- a CDS encoding GAF domain-containing sensor histidine kinase — MEPSLAARALSAATEITTTALSGDDPGAVLGSVVRHAVELADADLGLIMVRADDGSVTIEAAHGSAAETDLLGLSLPAESAAGRVAGGGEPVVADDVTNDPRTSRFVPPELRSYGPFAAAPFGTGGRLLGVLTVYRARTREVFSESTVDVLTAFAGQAGVVLALADGANARHRITLYQERERIARELHDVIVQRLYAAGMQLDRVRRRMRKRFAGADGARLGEAIDQLDQTIEEIRGTVRALRSPDPQPHDVAPQAIDFAESARAEVRIAGELLGFPPTLELSGELADIPPESADHMRAALREALSNVVRHSGASETRVIVQRDAEGVRLRVRDNGCGVPQDVARRGLRHLAERAERAGGKFFVNSSPSMGTLVAFELPL, encoded by the coding sequence ATGGAACCCAGCCTTGCCGCGCGAGCGCTCTCCGCGGCCACCGAGATCACGACCACCGCGCTTTCCGGCGACGACCCTGGCGCGGTGCTGGGATCCGTGGTGCGCCACGCCGTCGAACTCGCCGACGCCGACCTCGGGCTCATCATGGTCCGGGCCGACGACGGGAGCGTGACCATCGAGGCAGCGCACGGCTCGGCCGCGGAAACCGATCTGCTCGGCCTTTCCCTTCCCGCGGAGTCCGCCGCGGGAAGGGTCGCGGGAGGCGGTGAGCCCGTCGTCGCCGACGACGTCACCAACGACCCGAGGACGTCCCGGTTCGTGCCGCCAGAGCTGCGTTCGTACGGTCCGTTCGCGGCGGCGCCGTTCGGTACCGGAGGCAGGCTGCTCGGGGTGCTCACCGTGTACAGGGCCCGCACCCGCGAAGTGTTCTCCGAGAGCACCGTTGACGTGCTCACCGCGTTCGCGGGGCAGGCCGGGGTCGTGCTCGCGCTCGCGGACGGGGCCAACGCGAGGCACCGGATCACGCTCTACCAGGAGCGGGAACGGATAGCTCGCGAATTGCACGACGTGATCGTGCAGCGGCTGTATGCGGCAGGCATGCAGCTCGACAGGGTGCGGCGCAGGATGCGCAAGCGGTTCGCGGGCGCGGACGGCGCGCGGCTCGGTGAGGCCATCGATCAGCTCGACCAGACCATCGAGGAGATCAGGGGCACGGTCAGGGCGTTGCGTTCTCCCGATCCGCAACCGCACGACGTGGCGCCGCAGGCCATCGACTTCGCGGAATCGGCCCGCGCCGAAGTGCGCATCGCGGGTGAACTGCTCGGTTTTCCTCCGACGCTCGAACTCTCCGGCGAGCTTGCCGACATCCCGCCGGAGAGCGCCGACCACATGAGGGCTGCGCTGAGGGAAGCGCTGTCCAATGTGGTCAGGCATTCCGGGGCGAGTGAGACGAGGGTGATCGTGCAGCGCGACGCCGAAGGTGTTCGCCTTCGCGTCAGGGACAACGGGTGCGGGGTACCGCAGGACGTCGCGAGGCGCGGGCTGCGGCACCTCGCCGAGCGGGCGGAGCGGGCAGGCGGCAAGTTCTTCGTCAATTCGTCGCCGAGCATGGGGACGCTGGTCGCCTTCGAACTGCCGCTCTGA
- a CDS encoding SRPBCC family protein, whose amino-acid sequence MNIRDLGTLTRSADGRRVLTFVRTYPHPREKVWRALTEAGHLRGWFAQYLDYDESLLEFSKEGAVLEFRPGPGDEQPPAETGRVLRCTPPSLLEYTWGEEILRWELESAEVDGPACVLTFSNTFTDPAFAPFNALGWHSGLDRLAAVLDGEDPSAVPVEADDQAASELLARYEKEFA is encoded by the coding sequence ATGAATATTCGGGACTTGGGAACGCTGACCCGTAGCGCCGACGGACGCCGCGTGCTGACGTTCGTGCGCACGTATCCGCATCCGAGGGAAAAGGTCTGGCGAGCGCTCACCGAAGCCGGGCACCTGCGCGGCTGGTTCGCGCAATACCTCGACTACGACGAGTCGCTTTTGGAGTTCTCCAAGGAAGGCGCGGTGCTGGAGTTCCGGCCGGGCCCCGGCGACGAGCAGCCTCCTGCCGAAACCGGCAGGGTCCTCCGTTGCACGCCGCCCTCGCTGCTTGAGTACACCTGGGGCGAGGAAATCCTGCGCTGGGAGTTGGAATCCGCCGAAGTGGATGGTCCCGCGTGCGTCCTCACCTTCAGCAACACGTTCACCGACCCCGCCTTCGCTCCGTTCAACGCCCTCGGCTGGCACTCCGGTCTCGATCGACTCGCGGCCGTGCTGGACGGCGAAGACCCCTCGGCGGTACCCGTCGAGGCCGACGATCAGGCGGCCAGCGAGCTGCTGGCGCGGTACGAGAAGGAATTCGCGTGA
- a CDS encoding ArsR/SmtB family transcription factor, whose translation MSVTEEELFAVLAEPRRRQILDLLLKGDQPAGAIVDHIDVSQPTVSRHLAVLRRAGLVTVRGKAQQRWYHLEAAPLRSLDDWLTPYRARWADRLAALGDYLDDMPDE comes from the coding sequence GTGAGCGTCACGGAGGAAGAACTGTTCGCGGTGCTGGCCGAGCCGCGACGGCGGCAGATACTCGACCTGCTGCTCAAGGGCGATCAGCCGGCGGGTGCCATCGTCGACCACATCGACGTGTCACAGCCGACCGTTTCCAGACATCTCGCGGTTCTGCGCAGGGCAGGGCTGGTCACGGTGCGCGGGAAGGCACAGCAGCGCTGGTATCACCTCGAAGCCGCGCCGCTTCGCTCGCTCGACGATTGGCTGACGCCGTACCGGGCGCGCTGGGCGGACCGGTTGGCCGCACTCGGCGACTACCTCGACGACATGCCCGACGAGTGA
- a CDS encoding response regulator produces the protein MAIEVLLVDDHEVVRRGLRELLTDERDIEVVAEASSADEALAVAMHVEPDVAVVDVRLGDGEKDVDGVALCRELRSRPNPPQCLVLTAFDDEEAMMGAIMAGASGYLLKQVRGQDVVNAVREVAAGRSLLDPVTTARLLDKMRHPAESDRLAELSERERSVLDLIGHGMSNREIAERLFLAEKTVKNYVTSLLGKLGMQRRTQAAAWVARRGTRDH, from the coding sequence ATGGCCATCGAAGTACTGCTCGTCGACGATCACGAGGTGGTTCGGCGTGGGCTGCGCGAGCTGCTCACCGACGAACGCGACATCGAGGTCGTCGCGGAGGCGAGCAGCGCGGACGAGGCGCTCGCGGTCGCCATGCACGTCGAACCCGATGTCGCCGTCGTCGACGTCCGGCTGGGTGACGGCGAGAAGGACGTCGACGGCGTCGCCCTGTGCAGGGAGTTGCGCTCGCGGCCCAACCCGCCCCAGTGCCTCGTGCTGACGGCCTTCGACGACGAGGAGGCCATGATGGGCGCGATCATGGCCGGCGCATCGGGCTATCTGCTCAAGCAGGTGCGAGGGCAGGACGTCGTCAACGCGGTGAGGGAGGTCGCGGCGGGCCGCTCGCTGCTCGATCCCGTGACGACCGCGAGACTGCTCGACAAAATGCGGCATCCCGCCGAGTCCGACCGGCTCGCCGAGCTGAGCGAACGCGAGCGGAGCGTGCTCGACCTGATCGGCCATGGCATGTCCAACAGGGAGATCGCCGAACGCCTCTTCCTCGCCGAGAAGACGGTGAAGAACTACGTGACGTCACTGCTGGGCAAGCTCGGCATGCAACGCCGCACGCAGGCAGCCGCGTGGGTGGCGAGACGCGGCACGCGAGATCACTGA
- a CDS encoding DUF427 domain-containing protein, translating to METETRGRVRVERGAKRVRAVFAGKVVADTTRPLLVWEVPYFPAYYFPREDVDSASLEPTGATRRSPSRGEGVLSTLKAGGKTAEDAATEYPDSPIAALRDHVRFEWDVMDAWFEEDEEVYTHPRDPHTRVDILPSSRNVRVEVGGVVVADSGNPRLLFETGLPTRYYLPKTDVRLDLLVRSDKVTHCPYKGSAEYWSVNTGGEVVADLAWSYRTPLPESERVAGLIAFTDELVDVYVDGALQERPKTKFA from the coding sequence ATGGAGACAGAAACCCGGGGCAGGGTCCGTGTCGAGCGGGGCGCGAAGCGGGTCCGCGCCGTTTTCGCCGGAAAGGTGGTCGCCGATACGACGCGACCGCTGCTGGTGTGGGAGGTGCCGTACTTTCCGGCGTACTACTTCCCGCGCGAGGACGTCGACTCGGCTTCACTCGAACCGACGGGCGCGACACGGCGTTCACCGAGCAGGGGAGAGGGCGTCCTTTCCACGCTGAAAGCCGGCGGGAAGACGGCGGAGGACGCCGCGACCGAATATCCCGATTCGCCCATCGCGGCGTTGCGCGATCACGTTCGCTTCGAATGGGACGTGATGGACGCGTGGTTCGAGGAGGACGAGGAGGTCTACACGCACCCGAGAGACCCGCACACCAGGGTGGACATTCTGCCCAGTTCGCGGAACGTGCGGGTCGAGGTCGGTGGCGTCGTCGTCGCCGACAGCGGCAATCCGAGGTTGCTGTTCGAGACCGGCCTTCCGACGAGGTACTACCTGCCGAAGACCGATGTCCGGCTCGACCTGCTCGTGCGCAGTGACAAGGTCACGCACTGCCCCTACAAGGGCTCGGCCGAGTACTGGTCGGTGAACACCGGCGGCGAGGTCGTCGCCGATCTCGCCTGGTCCTACCGCACTCCGCTGCCGGAAAGTGAACGCGTCGCCGGTTTGATCGCCTTCACGGACGAACTCGTCGACGTCTACGTCGACGGCGCTCTTCAGGAGCGGCCGAAGACCAAGTTCGCCTGA